The Salvia splendens isolate huo1 chromosome 21, SspV2, whole genome shotgun sequence genome includes a window with the following:
- the LOC121784030 gene encoding protein LURP-one-related 17-like, translating to MLFSSKSKSRTVHHYHDERDKEDSGEASTSLTVWTKSLLYSCSGFTVIGSDGRLAYRVDNYSCRPDHTVLMDGSGNPIFTICRRKKLGLLDYWLVYEGDVCKHSNNESQKPMFYARKNMSLRQTKVDDVLAYIYCGMSEKRCMYVVEGSFRHRSCKILGESGRAVAEIKKKEAMSKGASFGLEVFDLVTKPGFLCRFAMTIVLLLDQMYS from the exons ATGCTCTTCTCATCGAAATCCAAGTCAAGAACAGTTCACCACTATCACGatgagagagataaagaagacaGCGGTGAAGCATCCACTTCTCTAACAGTTTGGACAAAATCGCTCCTTTACAGCTGCAGCGGCTTCACCGTCATCGGCTCCGACGGCCGTTTGGCCTATCGGGTCGACAACTACAGTTGTCGACCCGATCATACCGTCCTTATGGACGGTTCCGGCAATCCCATTTTCACCATCTGCCGCCGCAAG AAGCTAGGCCTATTGGACTACTGGCTTGTCTACGAAGGAGATGTCTGCAAACACAGCAACAACGAATCGCAGAAACCTATGTTTTATGCGAGGAAAAATATGAGTCTGAGGCAGACAAAAGTGGATGATGTGTTAGCCTATATTTACTGTGGGATGTCGGAAAAGAGATGCATGTATGTGGTTGAAGGCTCATTCAGACATCGATCGTGTAAGATTTTGGGAGAATCGGGGAGAGCAGTTGCAGAGATTAAGAAGAAAGAAGCCATGTCCAAAGGTGCATCTTTTGGTTTAGAGGTCTTTGATTTAGTCACTAAGCCAGGTTTCCTCTGCAGATTTGCCATGACTATTGTGTTATTACTTGACCAGATGTACTCTTAA
- the LOC121783768 gene encoding uncharacterized protein LOC121783768, whose product MLAGSYGSLKNAEDVSVDILELSRSRDLKVEAKEDPDATEYSSSFADTISGNENGSSLSDAEVESKLIPDIYLAPACDGFGTVFPIRKKKMTAHWRNFIHPIMWRCKWAELRIKEFESQASKYAREVSVIDRGKHMSLDKKTVEQLGSKSLPFPLQRHRRRPMKRRKRKRVENTIDITSYMSNHILFSERENKRPDLDGVPTWENNDKHTGNRDEFGLDDDYSFHEENDNILEHILRKIELVHTRVHRLRTQLDVVLINNASRFSSSENLSQLMGGDVRSPTFSACNGDTVSAGGMYASSPYIGVYDIGDFVLPDSPEVSSFGEPIAIPDIIESTVGLLSSIDVTQHQAQIGDSSEKIVDNILVQNEAAEVEGAFKDSHNQSADKAQDAEHSGEEESNSKASVLAVEANTLKSCLTSQIHFPKNKRKRGERKAGSGNWSRQCPSEPDS is encoded by the exons ATGTTGGCTGGCAGTTATGGATCTTTGAAGAATGCAGAGGATGTTTCTGTTGATATACTTGAACTTTCGCGAAGCAGGGACCTCAAGGTGGAGGCCAAAGAGGACCCTGATGCCACTGAATATTCAAGCTCATTTGCCGACACAATTTCTGGAAATGAGAACGGTTCTAGTTTGAGTGATGCTGAAGTTGAATCAAAGTTAATTCCTGACATTTATTTGGCTCCTGCGTGTGATGGATTTGGCACCGTCTTCCCAATAAG GAAGAAAAAAATGACTGCTCATTGGAGAAACTTCATACATCCGATAATGTGGCGATGCAAATGGGCAGAGCTGAGAATAAAGGAGTTTGAGTCACAAGCATCAAAATATGCCAGAGAGGTTTCTGTAATTGACCGTGGGAAACATATGTCATTAGATAAAAAAACAGTGGAACAGTTGGGATCAAAGTCACTGCCATTTCCGCTTCAACGTCACAGAAGAAGGCCGATGAAGaggaggaaaagaaaaagagtgGAGAATACAATTGATATTACATCATACATGTCAAATCATATCCTTTTCTCTGAGCGAG AAAATAAGAGGCCTGATCTGGATGGAGTTCCTACATGGGAGAATAATG ACAAGCATACGGGAAACCGTGATGAGTTTGGCCTTGACGATGATTATTCATTTCATGAAGAAAATGATAATATCTTAGAGCATATCCTCAGGAAAATCGAGCTTGTGCATACCCGGGTTCATAGGTTGAGGACTCAACTTGATGTAGTGCTGATAAATAACGCTAGCAGGTTTTCTTCCTCTGAGAACTTGAGCCAACTTATGGGAGGTGATGTACGTAGCCCTACATTCTCTGCTTGCAATGGAGATACGGTCTCTGCTGGGGGCATGTATGCATCATCTCCGTATATAGGGGTCTATGATATCGGGGATTTTGTTTTACCCGACAGTCCAGAAGTTTCTAGCTTTGGAGAGCCTATCGCGATTCCTGATATCATTGAAAGCACCGTTGGGCTTCTGTCCTCCATAGATGTCACACAACATCAAGCCCAAATCGGAGACTCATCTGAAAAG ATTGTGGACAACATCCTCGTACAAAACGAGGCAGCTGAAGTTGAGGGCGCCTTCAAAGACAGCCACAACCAATCCGCTGACAAGGCTCAGGACGCGGAACACAGTGGAGAGGAAGAGAGCAATAGCAAGGCCTCCGTTTTGGCTGTAGAGGCAAACACTTTGAAGTCATGTCTAACCTCACAGATACATTTCCCTAAGAATAAGAGGAAGCGGGGAGAGCGCAAAGCAGGTTCTGGGAATTGGAGTCGCCAGTGCCCAAGCGAACCTGACAGCTAA